CAGCGGGCCGTGGTGGAACGGGCATGGAGGAAGGATCCGAATGAACGGTTCCCGGCCTTTTGGGGGCCGAACTTTGACTGGACCCCGGATCAGTGCCATGGCGGCGTATTCATGCGGACCTTGCAGGCGATGGTGATGCAGACGGATGGCCGTGCGATTTACTTGTTCCCGGCATGGCCACGCGACTGGGAGGTGGAATTCCGATTGCATGCGCCGGGGCGGACGGTGGTGGAAGGGGAGCTGCGGGACGGGCGGTTGGTGCGGTTGAAAGTGGATCCCCCGGACCGGATGCGCGATGTGGTGGTGTTGCCGCCGCGATGACAGAGCCGGGAGTCACGGCAGTTGTCGGCGTCGGGCCATGATGGAAGCGATTCAGGGCGTGGCCGGGGTTGGCCGGTCGGGGTGGATGCGGGCGTGGAGGATGAGACCGGCGCGGCTGGCAACGCCACGGTATGGGTGTCTCGGCGTCTGGTGGGCGGGTGGGCCCTTGACTTGTCGGCGGGGTTTGCTGCGTAATGCGCAGCTTCATGAAGATGTGTGCATTGGGGATTCCGGGGCTGGCCGTTGGCCGGCACAACGTGAAGGATCCGCGTTTGGACGAGGTGGATCGGCTGGTCGAGGCCAAGAAAAAGACGTATGTCCAGGTGGACGTGGTGGGCGAGGAGGAGCTGAACACGGTGGAGGCGTTTGCCGTGGCGCCGGAGCGCCGGCCGGATTTGCTGTTGCAGGATCTGGAGTTCGTGGAGACGCGCCTGGGGCGCGGGCCCGGTGAGGTGGAGCGCCGGGCGCTTCTGAAGCTGAGGGCCGTGCTGGAGCAGGATCGGACAGCGGCCGAAGCGGAGCTGACGCCGGAGGAGCGCGAAGCGTTGTCTGTGCATTCGGGCTTGTTGACGTTGCGGCCGGTGGTGGTGGCCACGGAGGAGGAACTGGAGCGGCCGGAGCGGTTGGTAGTGCGGACCTACGCGGCGGCGGGTTACATCAGTTTCCTGACCGTGGGGGGCAAGGAGAACCGGGCGTGGAAGATCCGGAAGGGCGCAACGGCATGGGAAGCGGCCGGAGTCATTCACTCCGATATCCAGCGCGGGTTCATCCGGGCGGAGGTGATCAGCTTTGAGGATCTGGTGGCGCATGGCGGCGAGACCGGGGCCAAGCGGGCGGGGAAGCTGCGGTTGGAGACGCGGGATTACGTGGTGCAGGATTACGACGTGATGCATTTTCGGTTCAACAAATGATCGGTCGCGATCCGGTGGGCCGGGGTGGGGGCGGGGTGTTGCGCGGAGTGGAAACCGGAGGTGTGCCCCGGGTGGCCTGTGGGAGGTGGTTGGCTGCCGGCTGCGGTTCATGACCGCGGGGCCGGTGGAATGGTGAAAGGTGAGGAGGATCAGCCACGGGCGTTTCGAAGGGCGAGCCACCAGGTGAGGAGGGTGATGGCGGCGGCAGCGAGGCCGGCAGCGAGGTTGATGCCGCTGCGGCGGATTCGGTTGGTCCATGGCATGGTGAGGCTGCCGAGGAGCAGGCCGGAGAACCAACCACCGGCATGGGCTACGAGGTCGCTGCCTTCGCTTGCGCCGAGGAGGAGGAAGAGCATCACGCCTGCGGCGAGTGCTGCGTAGCCCCATCGGCGATCGGATTGAACGCGCAAGTGCCACCAAAGTCCCCGGGCGGTGAGCAGACCGAGCGCGCCCATGACCAGACCGGACGCGCCGAGGCTTTGGTGCGTGCTACCGTTGATCAGGAGGGCCAGGAGATTGCCGCCAGCGCCGGCCAGGAGGGCGGCCAGGAAGGCCGGGCCGGTTCCGTAGCCGCCCATGGCCAGGCCAAGCAAGGGGACGCCGCAGGTGAGGTTCAGGGTGAGATGGGTGGCATCGGCATGCAACCAAATGGCGGTGAAAAGGCGCCACCATTGTCCGTCCAAAACAGCGGCCCCGTGCATCAGACCCTGCCCTGCATAGAGCGGGGAACCGCGCTGGAGCAGGTAAAAGACGGTGGTGACCGCTGCCCATGCGAGGCTGCTCCAATCGAAGAGGAGTCCGGTGGCGGGCAACTCGCTGTGCCAGGGACGGGGTCGGTTTTCGAGTTCGAATTGTGCGATGCAGGTCCGGGCTTGGGTCCATTGGTCA
The window above is part of the Limisphaera ngatamarikiensis genome. Proteins encoded here:
- a CDS encoding rhomboid family intramembrane serine protease, giving the protein MNPPIHNHPAEPVPTPPQEPVLHAHSPRQAMDWSLVLLSQGIESTLESTPHGWQLRVAPDQWTQARTCIAQFELENRPRPWHSELPATGLLFDWSSLAWAAVTTVFYLLQRGSPLYAGQGLMHGAAVLDGQWWRLFTAIWLHADATHLTLNLTCGVPLLGLAMGGYGTGPAFLAALLAGAGGNLLALLINGSTHQSLGASGLVMGALGLLTARGLWWHLRVQSDRRWGYAALAAGVMLFLLLGASEGSDLVAHAGGWFSGLLLGSLTMPWTNRIRRSGINLAAGLAAAAITLLTWWLALRNARG